In a single window of the Acidobacteriota bacterium genome:
- the nadC gene encoding carboxylating nicotinate-nucleotide diphosphorylase, whose protein sequence is MIEPIEIALYRDFVRRSLAEDLGWGDATVQAIIPPDAFAEGVLLTRSPAVLAGIEVALEVFRQLDPAVAVVSRRPDGEWCQPGDRIMILNGLAAPMLTAERTALNIVRHLSGVATLTRRFVDAAGGRVVIADTRKTLPLLRPLQKYAVRVGGGENGRLALDEGLILKASHIRFAGGIDAAVKRARASGPDTPVQVEVSTSAQAAEALAAGAAVLLFTGASSEELRHVMQQCRGRARIEVSGQISLERVAELASDGADFVSIGALIDSAPAADMTFELRSR, encoded by the coding sequence ATGATTGAACCGATCGAGATCGCTCTGTACCGTGACTTCGTCCGGCGAAGCCTCGCCGAAGACTTGGGTTGGGGCGATGCGACCGTGCAGGCCATCATCCCTCCCGACGCGTTCGCCGAAGGCGTGCTGCTGACGCGCTCGCCCGCCGTACTGGCCGGCATCGAGGTCGCGCTCGAGGTCTTCCGCCAGCTGGACCCCGCCGTCGCCGTGGTCTCGCGCCGGCCGGACGGCGAGTGGTGCCAGCCAGGGGATCGGATCATGATTCTCAACGGACTGGCGGCGCCGATGCTGACGGCTGAGCGGACCGCGCTGAACATCGTCCGGCACCTGTCGGGCGTCGCCACGTTGACGCGGCGGTTCGTGGACGCCGCGGGCGGCCGCGTGGTGATCGCCGACACGCGGAAGACCCTGCCGCTCCTGCGGCCGCTTCAGAAGTACGCGGTACGGGTGGGTGGAGGCGAGAACGGCCGGCTGGCGCTCGACGAGGGGCTGATTCTCAAGGCCAGCCATATTCGGTTCGCCGGCGGCATCGACGCGGCCGTCAAGCGCGCGCGGGCGTCCGGTCCAGACACACCGGTGCAGGTCGAAGTGTCGACGTCGGCCCAGGCCGCCGAGGCCCTGGCGGCCGGTGCGGCGGTGCTGCTGTTCACGGGGGCATCGAGCGAGGAGCTCCGGCACGTCATGCAGCAGTGTCGCGGACGAGCCCGCATCGAGGTGTCTGGCCAGATTTCACTGGAGCGGGTCGCAGAGCTGGCATCCGACGGGGCGGACTTCGTCTCGATCGGCGCGCTGATCGATTCGGCTCCAGCCGCAGACATGACCTTTGAACTTCGATCCCGTTGA